NNNNNNNNNNNNNNNNNNNNNNNNNNNNNNNNNNNNNNNNNNNNNNNNNNNNNNNNNNNNNNNNNNNNNNNNNNNNNNNNNNNNNNNNNNNNNNNNNNNNNNNNNNNNNNNNNNNNNNNNNNNNNNNNNNNNNNNNNNNNNNNNNNNNNNNNNNNNNNNNNNNNNNNNNNNNNNNNNNNNNNNNNNNNNNNNNNNNNNNNNNNNNNNNNNNNNNNNNNNNNNNNNNNNNNNNNNNNNNNNNNNNNNNNNNNNNNNNNNNNNNNNNNNNNNNNNNNNNNNNNNNNNNNNNNNNNNNNNNNNNNNNNNNNNNNNNNNNNNNNNNNNNNNNNNNNNNNNNNNNNNNNNNNNNNNNNNNNNNNNNNNNNNNNNNNNNNNNNNNNNNNNNNNNNNNNNNNNNNNNNNNNNNNNNNNNNNNNNNNNNNNNNNNNNNNNNNNNNNNNNNNNNNNNNNNNNNNNNNNNNNNNNNNNNNNNNNNNNNNNNNNNNNNNNNNNNNNNNNNNNNNNNNNNNNNNNNNNNNNNNNNNNNNNNNNNNNNNNNNNNNNNNNNNNNNNNNNNNNNNNNNNNNNNNNNNNNNNNNNNNNNNNNNNNNNNNNNNNNNNNNNNNNNNNNNNNNNNNNNNNNNNNNNNNNNNNNNNNNNNNNNNNNNNNNNNNNNNNNNNNNNNNNNNNNNNNNNNNNNNNNNNNNNNNNNNNNNNNNNNNNNNNNNNNNNNNNNNNNNNNNNNNNNNNNNNNNNNNNNNNNNNNNNNNNNNNNNNNNNNNNNNNNNNNNNNNNNNNNNNNNNNNNNNNNNNNNNNNNNNNNNNNNNNNNNNNNNNNNNNNNNNNNNNNNNNNNNNNNNNNNNNNNNNNNNNNNNNNNNNNNNNNNNNNNNNNNNNNNNNNNNNNNNNNNNNNNNNNNNNNNNNNNNNNNNNNNNNNNNNNNNNNNNNNNNNNNNNNNNNNNNNNNNNNNNNNNNNNNNNNNNNNNNNNNNNNNNNNNNNNNNNNNNNNNNNNNNNNNNNNNNNNNNNNNNNNNNNNNNNNNNNNNNNNNNNNNNNNNNNNNNNNNNNNNNNNNNNNNNNNNNNNNNNNNNNNNNNNNNNNNNNNNNNNNNNNNNNNNNNNNNNNNNNNNNNNNNNNNNNNNNNNNNNNNNNNNNNNNNNNNNNNNNNNNNNNNNNNNNNNNNNNNNNNNNNNNNNNNNNNNNNNNNNNNNNNNNNNNNNNNNNNNNNNNNNNNNNNNNNNNNNNNNNNNNNNNNNNNNNNNNNNNNNNNNNNNNNNNNNNNNNNNNNNNNNNNNNNNNNNNNNNNNNNNNNNNNNNNNNNNNNNNNNNNNNNNNNNNNNNNNNNNNNNNNNNNNNNNNNNNNNNNNNNNNNNNNNNNNNNNNNNNNNNNNNNNNNNNNNNNNNNNNNNNNNNNNNNNNNNNNNNNNNNNNNNNNNNNNNNNNNNNNNNNNNNNNNNNNNNNNNNNNNNNNNNNNNNNNNNNNNNNNNNNNNNNNNNNNNNNNNNNNNNNNNNNNNNNNNNNNNNNNNNNNNNNNNNNNNNNNNNNNNNNNNNNNNNNNNNNNNNNNNNNNNNNNNNNNNNNNNNNNNNNNNNNNNNNNNNNNNNNNNNNNNNNNNNNNNNNNNNNNNNNNNNNNNNNNNNNNNNNNNNNNNNNNNNNNNNNNNNNNNNNNNNNNNNNNNNNNNNNNNNNNNNNNNNNNNNNNNNNNNNNNNNNNNNNNNNNNNNNNNNNNNNNNNNNNNNNNNNNNNNNNNNNNNNNNNNNNNNNNNNNNNNNNNNNNNNNNNNNNNNNNNNNNNNNNNNNNNNNNNNNNNNNNNNNNNNNNNNNNNNNNNNNNNNNNNNNNNNNNNNNNNNNNNNNNNNNNNNNNNNNNNNNNNNNNNNNNNNNNNNNNNNNNNNNNNNNATTAGTTGaacaagcagctgtgctggtaTCAATGCAATGCTCTCATCTCCGCTGTTTCTGTCATTGAAGCTACACTTCCAGCTCTCAAACCCGTGGTGATCTCCCTGCTTGTAGGAGGAGAAGAGCCCTGGATCCCAGGTGGGCGTAGCCCTGAGGCCATGGCAGGAGACCTCAGCCCAGGTGAGGtggtggagggagggaggaggttTGGGGCTGTATAAGCCATCTGCGATGGGGGAGTATTTGGGGCACCATGTGCTATTTGTGGATTTCCTTTGTCATCCAGGAGGTGGTGGGATCACAAATACCAAGGAGGACCTGCAGAAAAGTGGTGTGACCGAAAGGCAGTGGGGTAGTGCCTCCGTGGAAGAAATTGGAAGGGATGTCCGTGTGGGCTTTGAGCAAGCCGAGCACTTCAAGAAGCCACTGGGAAAGCACCTGGGAAAGACAGCACGGAACCCGCTGGACTTCAGAGCAGGTGAAAATCAGCCTGAAGAACCTAGGAACAGGGAAGTatgccagaagaaaaaacagaactcaAGAAATGAGTATGTGAAACGCGTTAAAAATTCCAGACTTGTGAACAAGCAGCACATACACTCAGGGGAGAGACTGTATAAGTGCTCTGACTGTGGTAAGAGATTCAAATGGAGAGCCCACCTTACAATacaccagcgcatccacacaggagagagaccgTTTAAGTGCTCTGAGTGTGGGAAGACCTTCAAAAACAGTTCCACCCTTTACTaccaccagcgcatccacacaggagagagacccttCAAGTGCTCTGAGTGCTGTAAGAACTTCAAAAGGAGTTCCCACCTCACCTACCACCAGCGTGTCCACACAGGGGAGAGGCCCTTTATGTGTCCTGAATGTGGGAagagcttcaaaagcagttcCAATGTCATCcgccaccagcgcatccacacaaGAGggagaccctacaagtgccctgagtgtggggAGAGCTTTAGAAGCAGTTCTAGACTCATCTCCCACAAGCATGTCCACAGAGGAAAGAGACTGTAGAagtgtgttgtggtttaacccagcaggcgGCTCAGCACCACAGAGTCCTTTGCTCACTCATACCCTTCCCCGTGAGCtgggggagagaataaaaaaaaaaaaaaatattagtagaATTTGTGAGTGGAGATAAAGCTATTTACTGacatagagaaaaggaaaaggacgAATTATAGATATATGTGACTGTATATAACAAATGATGCAGTAGGAACTTCACTGGCTTTCTGCCAGAAGCTCCAAGTGGGGCCATTCTCCCTGGCTGCTGTGTGGAGTGATGTCAGTTATGGCATACCACGTGGCTGCCTTTGACTCTAGTTCATATTGGAGTTCTAGCACATctggcacagcagtgctgcggtgtgacttcattcaggccagTGGCCTGATTATTACACCTGGGATATGAGAGCACCTTTGATGTTCATAGTAACTTTGGCACCAAGCACATTTATTGTCTGACACCTGCCTGCCCTGGAGAATCTAACTTGGTAGGTCCATGTGCTAAGTAGCTGGACAGAACGTGCTTTTGGAGAATTAAATTTACAGCTTCAACAGGTATCCAACGTGGCCTTGCAAAACCAAGTAGCGCTAGACATGTTGCTGTTAGAACACAGGGTGTGAGGAACGTTGAACTGGACTGAAGGAGAATGCTGTATCACCATCCACAGTGCCGCCACTGTCATAACTGAGGGCCAtcaaaacacaaaggaaatcaCGAAAAGGACTGGAGAGCTTTTTCAGGTGATGCAGCTGGAAGACTGATTTGATGGACTGAGCCCTGGGCTGTGGATTgcatcactgctgaaatcatTGGGACACAGTTGGTGGGGGAAATGGCTTGTGAGTTTTGGTCCTACGATACTGTATGGATTTTAGNNNNNNNNNNNNNNNNNNNNNNNNNNNNNNNNNNNNNNNNNNNNNNNNNNNNNNNNNNNNNNNNNNNNNNNNNNNNNNNNNNNNNNNNNNNNNNNNNNNNNNNNNNNNNNNNNNNNNNNNNNNNNNNNNNNNNNNNNNNNNNNNNNNNNNNNNNNNNNNNNNNNNNNNNNNNNNNNNNNNNNNNNNNNNNNNNNNNNNNNNNNNNNNNNNNNNNNNNNNNNNNNNNNNNNNNNNNNNNNNNNNNNNNNNNNNNNNNNNNNNNNNNNNNNNNNNNNNNNNNNNNNNNNNNNNNNNNNNNNNNNNNNNNNNNNNNNNNNNNNNNNNNNNNNNNNNNNNNNNNNNNNNNNNNNNNNNNNNNNNNNNNNNNNNNNNNNNNNNNNNNNNNNNNNNNNNNNNNNNNNNNNNNNNNNNNNNNNNNNNNNNNNNNNNNNNNNNNNNNNNNNNNNNNNNNNNNNNNNNNNNNNNNNNNNNNNNNNNNNNNNNNNNNNNNNNNNNNNNNNNNNNNNNNNNNNNNNNNNNNNNNNNNNNNNNNNNNNNNNNNNNNNNNNNNNNNNNNNNNNNNNNNNNNNNNNNNNNNNNNNNNNNNNNNNNNNNNNNNNNNNNNNNNNNNNNNNNNNNNNNNNNNNNNNNNNNNNNNNNNNNNNNNNNNNNNNNNNNNNNNNNNNNNNNNNNNNNNNNNNNNNNNNNNNNNNNNNNNNNNNNNNNNNNNNNNNNNNNNNNNNNNNNNNNNNNNNNNNNNNNNNNNNNNNNNNNNNNNNNNNNNNNNNNNNNNNNNNNNNNNNNNNNNNNNNNNNNNNNNNNNNNNNNNNNNNNNNNNNNNNNNNNNNNNNNNNNNNNNNNNNNNNNNNNNNNNNNNNNNNNNNNNNNNNNNNNNNNNNNNNNNNNNNNNNNNNNNNNNNNNNNNNNNNNNNNNNNNNNNNNNNNNNNNNNNNNNNNNNNNNNNNNNNNNNNNNNNNNNNNNNNNNNNNNNNNNNNNNNNNNNNNNNNNNNNNNNNNNNNNNNNNNNNNNNNNNNNNNNNNNNNNNNNNNNNNNNNNNNNNNNNNNNNNNNNNNNNNNNNNNNNNNNNNNNNNNNNNNNNNNNNNNNNNNNNNNNNNNNNNNNNNNNNNNNNNNNNNNNNNNNNNNNNNNNNNNNNNNNNNNNNNNNNNNNNNNNNNNNNNNNNNNNNNNNNNNNNNNNNNNNNNNNNNNNNNNNNNNNNNNNNNNNNNNNNNNNNNNNNNNNNNNNNNNNNNNNNNNNNNNNNNNNNNNNNNNNNNNNNNNNNNNNNNNNNNNNNNNNNNNNNNNNNNNNNNNNNNNNNNNNNNNNNNNNNNNNNNNNNNNNNNNNNNNNNNNNNNNNNNNNNNNNNNNNNNNNNNNNNNNNNNNNNNNNNNNNNNNNNNNNNNNNNNNNNNNNNNNNNNNNNNNNNNNNNNNNNNNNNNNNNNNNNNNNNNNNNNNNNNNNNNNNNNNNNNNNNNNNNNNNNNNNNNNNNNNNNNNNNNNNNNNNNNNNNNNNNNNNNNNNNNNNNNNNNNNNNNNNNNNNNNNNNNNNNNNNNNNNNNNNNNNNNNNNNNNNNNNNNNNNNNNNNNNNNNNNNNNNNNNNNNNNNNNNNNNNNNNNNNNNNNNNNNNNNNNNNNNNNNNNNNNNNNNNNNNNNNNNNNNNNNNNNNNNNNNNNNNNNNNNNNNNNNNNNNNNNNNNNNNNNNNNNNNNNNNNNNNNNNNNNNNNNNNNNNNNNNNNNNNNNNNNNNNNNNNNNNNNNNNNNNNNNNNNNNNNNNNNNNNNNNNNNNNNNNNNNNNNNNNNNNNNNNNNNNNNNNNNNNNNNNNNNNNNNNNNNNNNNNNNNNNNNNNNNNNNNNNNNNNNNNNNNNNNNNNNNNNNNNNNNNNNNNNNNNNNNNNNNNNNNNNNNNNNNNNNNNNNNNNNNNNNNNNNNNNNNNNNNNNNNNNNNNNNNNNNNNNNNNNNNNNNNNNNNNNNNNNNNNNNNNNNNNNNNNNNNNNNNNNNNNNNNNNNNNNNNNNNNNNNNNNNNNNNNNNNNNNNNNNNNNNNNNNNNNNNNNNNNNNNNNNNNNNNNNNNNNNNNNNNNNNNNNNNNNNNNNNNNNNNNNNNNNNNNNNNNNNNNNNNNNNNNNNNNNNNNNNNNNNNNNNNNNNNNNNNNNNNNNNNNNNNNNNNNNNNNNNNNNNNNNNNNNNNNNNNNNNNNNNNNNNNNNNNNNNNNN
This region of Numida meleagris isolate 19003 breed g44 Domestic line unplaced genomic scaffold, NumMel1.0 unplaced_Scaffold911, whole genome shotgun sequence genomic DNA includes:
- the LOC110392069 gene encoding zinc finger protein 397-like, which gives rise to MAGDLSPGGGGITNTKEDLQKSGVTERQWGSASVEEIGRDVRVGFEQAEHFKKPLGKHLGKTARNPLDFRAGENQPEEPRNREVCQKKKQNSRNEYVKRVKNSRLVNKQHIHSGERLYKCSDCGKRFKWRAHLTIHQRIHTGERPFKCSECGKTFKNSSTLYYHQRIHTGERPFKCSECCKNFKRSSHLTYHQRVHTGERPFMCPECGKSFKSSSNVIRHQRIHTRGRPYKCPECGESFRSSSRLISHKHVHRGKRL